A genomic stretch from Harpia harpyja isolate bHarHar1 chromosome 20, bHarHar1 primary haplotype, whole genome shotgun sequence includes:
- the ARSI gene encoding arylsulfatase I has protein sequence MAVYALTGFSLVSLLSFGYLSWDWMKPSLVADVATDPMEKSLPPAFTRPPHIIFILTDDQGYHDVGYHGSDIQTPTLDRLAAEGVKLENYYIQPICTPSRSQLITGRYQIHTGLQHSIIRPRQPNCLPLDQVTLPQKLQEAGYSTHMVGKWHLGFYKKECLPTRRGFDTFLGSLTGNVDYYTYDNCDGPGVCGYDLHEGEDVAWDQSGKYSTFLYAQRVSKILASHSPKEPIFIYVAFQAVHTPLQSPKEYIYRYRSMGNVARRKYAAMVTCMDEAVKNITWALKKYGYYDNSVIVFSTDNGGQTFSGGSNWPLRGRKGTYWEGGVRGIGFVHSPLIKRKRRTSWALVHITDWYPTLVSLARGNLSNVPGLDGYNVWPAISEGKESPRTEILHNIDPLYNHAKYGSLEDGFGIWNTAVQASIRVGEWKLLTGDPGYSDWIPPQTLTNFPGSWWNLERLTDGLRKSVWLFNITADPYERYDLSDQRPDVVRTLLMRLVHYNRTAIPVRYPAENPRAHPDFNGGAWGPWASEDDAEEWEGGGEPLKSRNKKKKCKICKLRSFFRKLNTRLMSNRI, from the exons ATGGCCGTCTATGCCCTCACGGGCTTCTCGCTCGTCAGCCTGCTCAGCTTTGGCTATTTATCCTGGGACTGGATGAAGCCCAGTTTGGTGGCCGACGTGGCCACGGACCCCATGGAGAAATCGCTGCCTCCCGCCTTCACCAGGCCACCCCACATCATCTTCATTCTGACCGATGACCAGGGCTACCATGACGTCGGGTATCATGGCTCAGATATCCAGACGCCAACGCTGGacaggctggcagcagagggTGTTAAGCTGGAGAACTACTACATCCAACCCATCTGCACCCCGTCCCGGAGCCAGCTGATAACCGGCAG GTACCAGATCCACACAGGGCTGCAGCACTCCATCATCCGCCCTCGGCAGCCCAACTGCCTGCCCCTCGACCAGGTCACCCTGCCCCAGAAGCTGCAGGAAGCCGGTTACTCCACGCACATGGTGGGCAAGTGGCACCTTGGCTTCTACAAGAAGGAGTGCCTGCCCACCCGTCGGGGCTTCGACACCTTCCTGGGCTCCCTGACGGGCAACGTGGACTACTACACCTATGACAACTGCGACGGGCCAGGCGTCTGCGGCTACGACCTGCACGAAGGGGAGGACGTGGCTTGGGATCAGAGCGGGAAGTACTCCACTTTCCTCTACGCCCAGCGCGTCAGCAAGATCCTGGCATCCCACAGCCCCAAGGAGCCCATCTTCATCTACGTGGCCTTCCAAGCGGTCCACACACCTCTGCAGTCGCCCAAGGAGTACATCTACCGCTACCGCTCCATGGGCAACGTCGCTCGCCGCAAGTACGCCGCCATGGTAACGTGCATGGACGAGGCGGTGAAGAACATCACCTGGGCCCTCAAGAAGTACGGTTATTACGACAACAGCGTGATCGTATTCTCCACCGACAACGGTGGGCAGACCTTCTCCGGGGGAAGCAACTGGCCGTTACGGGGCCGCAAAGGGACGTACTGGGAAGGGGGAGTCCGTGGCATCGGTTTTGTCCACAGTCCCCTGATCAAGCGCAAGCGCCGGACCAGCTGGGCACTGGTTCACATCACGGACTGGTACCCGACTCTGGTCAGCCTGGCCAGGGGCAACCTGAGCAACGTCCCAGGCTTGGATGGCTATAACGTCTGGCCTGCCATCAGCGAGGGCAAGGAGTCGCCACGAACCGAAATCCTGCACAACATCGACCCCCTATACAACCACGCCAAATACGGCTCCTTGGAGGATGGCTTCGGCATCTGGAACACAGCCGTGCAAGCCTCCATCCGGGTTGGGGAGTGGAAGCTCCTCACTGGTGACCCGGGGTACAGCGACTGGATCCCTCCACAGACCCTGACCAATTTCCCAGGGAGCTGGTGGAACCTGGAGCGTCTCACCGACGGCCTGAGGAAGTCCGTGTGGCTCTTCAACATAACCGCCGACCCCTATGAGCGCTACGACCTCTCAGACCAGCGCCCAGATGTGGTCAGGACCCTCCTGATGAGGTTGGTGCACTACAACCGGACAGCCATCCCGGTGCGGTACCCTGCAGAGAACCCGCGGGCTCACCCGGACTTCAACGGCGGTGCCTGGGGACCTTGGGCCAGCGAGGATGATGCAGAGGAGTGGGAAGGCGGTGGAGAGCCCCTGAAAAGTAGGAACAAGAAGAAGAAGTGCAAGATCTGCAAGCTGCGCTCCTTCTTCCGCAAGCTGAACACGAGGCTTATGTCCAACCGCATCTGA